A window of Pieris rapae chromosome 22, ilPieRapa1.1, whole genome shotgun sequence genomic DNA:
AAACTTTCTTTGAATAACATTCATTATTTGAAGTGCAAGATGTTACAAGATGTTCGTTATTctaacaatgaaaattttgtaataaaattttcatcttttattattatttacgtcaaatttataatgttgtaatacgggaaataaaaaaatatgaattggtttttaatacgttcttacatattaaaatgaagAGAAATACAGTTAATCTGTATTTCCTCCTAATTTTAGCATTCATTTTTTTTGCATTACAATAAACACCGACTATGTGGTATTATATCGTAGTAACATCATAATCATGGATTAGTGTTAACTGTTTTTACGATAGaacaatcttaaaatattgaaattatctttttattacatGTTCTAAAAAAACAGTTGAATCCGtcttactttttctttttatgggCAGGTTACCGGCCTATAAACTTTAAGTCTAAAGTTACGAGTCAAGAAAAACGATCTACgacattttacatacaaaaattccGATCATAAATACTATATGTATTcgggattttttaaatcattattttggTATTGTAGTTCAGGCACGGTTAAACCCTTAGGAGCATTAGCGAccgattaattaatattgtttaaacaatataacattaaGGACTTATTCGGAATCATCAAAACATCGTTAGAAAACGGTTTAATTCCAGTTTGctaacgatgttttctttcatcgTACAAAcaagtaatttaagtaatgAATTGCGCAGATGGATAAGTTTTGAAATACAGCCCTTTTactaatttttcttttcaaaaatactacagaaatatttttgaaaattataaaaacagctaataagaaatattatgtattaaaaatacttatctaTCTAAAATACTTATCTAATATACCATGTCAAGTGTGATAAATAAGATATGCGTATGTTTGCATACCAGTCTCATTTCAAATGATTATGTTTGATATCATGAGTCATGACAGAAGTTGCACACTCTTAAAAAGATATGGACGTCTTTTcgaaatacaaaattgtattaatttaattgttagtaAAACACGAATTTTTATCAAACTCTAATTAACTTAAGTCTTATTTCCTCGTGGTTTTTAACTCTaggtaatttgaaattatttagtcttgCGTTTCAAATTATCGATGGTTGACTTaagtatgaaaaattataaataaacgcgTTTTAATTCGTCCCTTGATTTTGATTTAGgatttttattacatgttggagaattctttaaaatatttactatattcgGTTGTCTATGTctcaattacatttataacctCCTTAATCTAAACCCACTTACCTAGTTTGTTTCGTTGGATCCGTAAATGGTTCTGGCACTAAACATAGAAACTGATCAATTTTATCCCATACCATTGGTTCTTTTTTAatctgcaaataaaataaatatgtagttttagGAAGAGCAGCCTATTGAAACCcgagataaatttttaatatgtgaaaaatacgatatttttgttgttttgcgACAGAAGGCAAATAAACAGGCACTAGCAACGCCAGGctttctcttttcttgaaacaACGAGATGTTGCGCGCCCAACAGCTGAGAGTTGATGATATTACAAGTGTTCATCCGATGAGGATGACATATCACAAGCTGAtacataaatagatatattgaCGAATAGATTGAAACAAAACAGAGTAGCACAATGCTTTATTATCACAGACTTATGTATTAATAGACACGTAGGTCAATTTAAATGAAGTCAAAAATGTCTTCAGTGTGTGGCCTTAGCTGGTCTTACGctgaagaaaatttaaattgcctGACCCGCACCTATCCAATAGGCTAACGCTCTCAaccttataacatacaatttatCATACAAGAAACctgttttttatatctattcaAAAACTGTCATGAGCATTCAGAAATTCGTTTACCAAACAACACTAACTACTGAACAATCTAGTGACTATTTGATAtcgtatttatataacaaaatatctcTTGCGCCACATTAAGATGAATTCCATTTATTTGTAGCCAGAATTCATTTACCAGAATGTAATGCGTATATTAATGGGCATATAgagtataaaatttacatttttgttaaatatgttcCATCAATTTCTAACAACATTGATAACCTTTCATGCTCGAGATAACTTTAAACTCAATAAATATTGACGATACAATACtatctaaaattattcttataattattccCTTATTTTAAGGTCTCTATGTCtccaagtaatatttattaggtatttatttaattaaaatagacaagacacaaataataataatgaactatgagtaatgttttaatttaagcaaACAAGCGGCAATTTCTCACATCGACGGCCACATAAAATTGACAGTTACGTATTTGAAGTTGTCCCCATTATTGATTAAAAGCGATCAAAAACgtcaaatgtaataaattcccGCGTAAATGCGTTAGAGAAATAGTGGCGTAAGGCAAAACCATAATGTGATAAGAGtagttgtatattaatttaaattacttaaagttGTTCCAGAGATTGCATATTACTAATCATATCATCATAAAATCCATATTAAATCCAGGATACAAATCATTATGCTTAATAATACATGTGTGAGATgtgattgtttaataaatatagtaatagttGTAAAGGAAAAacgatgtatttaattttaattgatttctaAACATAAGCCTTTTTTTTGAGaggtgaaaaattcatttttatttaaaatacaaataaggaataaacataatatatattttattttgtgttgttAATATACACATAGTCAcaggtattaattaatttaccatCTTTactatttatgattttagatagtaatttttataatcattaaattatagtGCACCCAGGTACTGGGTTCTGTTTCTGATgaaacacaattatttatagttcACTATAAGaatcataaacaaatatagaaatgtcATGTCCGCCATGGAGCCAATCAACAATATACtttaaagtaaagtaatttaacTATTAGCTATGTATtcattataactatattacaGGTAAAATCCATAGGAAATTaatagaatcatctttatgataaggatattaaatacttacatcTGTATTTAATTCAACTTTATGCATTTTGGCCATTTGTTTAGCAACTAAAGCTGCAATTTTGATATCAGTTACACTATCAACAGTCAAGGTCACCCCAGGATAATATTCATAAGCAAGTCCATTTTTGAATACTCCATAAATCTCTGGTGCTAAGTTAAGTGAATGAAGTCTAGTAATGTTTCTGCAAATgatgaaacaaaacattttaattaaataatttaaaaacgacataagagtaatatttataataatgagtgcacatacaaaagtattaatatgtatttgaatacTGTACCTTACTTCAGCAGTTCGATCAATTAATAAATCGgttttatttccataaatGCGAACTAATACTATGTTGTCCCTCTTGTCTGTTTTATCACGTATTTCACAGGccactaatttatttgtaattccGTCCGTAAAAAGctgcaaataatatataatattaacaatgctACAATGATAGGACGGTTACATGAATATATTTgtaccttaaaatttattttatcctcGGGCCACTCCGGCCTGATTTCATGCAGAATCTTGAGAACTCCaggatatatattattttcttctatttcTATTGGAATAAATTTATGACCATCACGTCGAAACTCAGTTGTcatgatttttgtatatataaaatagaaataaaataaattttgacaaaaTTTACACGCACAtaagtcaaataaaataatacatgggAACAACAgcgatataaaaatgtttttaacgcAAAACCAAAGCGAAAAATTAAAAGGACCAGAAGTATACACACTACTGCAGCAAATTGATTACTGAACTATAGATCGagaaatttatcaaatataaatctaaaacaCAGATCACATGGCGTTAAAAGGCTTAGTCGTAGTTCCAATATAACTTGAATGAAcctaaaattcatatttcgtTCTTCGTTATTGACATTGACGACTTACATATATTACCATAAAGAATAATGACAATTGACTATAGCACAAATTGTCAGTTGATAGATCAATCGCATTccaatgacaattgacaagtCAAACTCTTCTTAAACCTGTCAATCTATTCTGATTTCtgcattaaaattacataacctTGTGAACTTTtgtgaaaaatttatattatcctTCCGAGCTCGTGAAAATGGGTAAACATTTCGGAGAACTTGCGAAAATACGAGGTTTGATAACTTATAAGCTATCTCCATACGAGCAAAGAGCTTATGCTGGAGCAATATCAAATGGTCTGCCAAATCTCTTTCGCAGATTCCGTGAAAGTGTTTTCAGAGTAGCACCCCGTGAGTATACTTGTTTTTATTGAcctttaaatgattatttcaagtgtgtaattgttaatttgattttctaaATCCGGTAGagtgaaaacatttttttaataatttaaagttttccaattttatctttaaacgtTCTGACTGTTCTAAATTAAGTCgtaacaattgttttaatatacattgtaAATTGTTACCTAATTAAATGctaatagttaaaatttacCAAGAAATGGTTTTGTAttccataaatattatgacataataataagttatagtAATTTTTGCACCTATAAACTCAATGtagcaattaattataacaattatctaaattgtattatgtaatgatttctaaaaatcttaatcacttattaacattttacttGAAGCATATCCTATTATATACCATACAAATTTGTATTAGATAGTATATATGGAAAAAAGTCGATAACATTATAGTCTTATTCATagttatagtatattatatatagtaaaacaaTGTATTGATGGTATTAAAATGGCTATAATTTTCAGCTTTCATCATTGGATACTTAGTTTATGATTGGGCAGAAAGGGAACACCACAGACTTTCCAGGAAAAACCCAGCTGATTTTGAAAATGATGTTTAAGTTAAATGTTCAAATGTCTTAGTAGTagtataagttaataaattttaaacaatcttTATggagtattatttaaaagcattttgtaattaatcaagataaatgtatctgaatcctattaagaaatttaatatgattgCTTTGTCCTGTAAATGGTTCTTGTGACTCATATTAACCTTAACTGTATGTTGtatcataagaaaatatattcaattttttgctGTTTGACTGAATCTAATACTTTTCTTTActtaatatctttaatattgaggcattgttttaattaaattttgaaatccAATATTCTGAATGTGATATGAAAATTGTTGTTATCATACTTTACTAATTCacctaaaattataatagccaAAAcctaaataattgatttgataaattttttttttttttttttatattatggcccgcacggtttgtgcattgTGGCCCAGGGTCAAAACAGGGAAacgggtaaaaaaataaacgtagcGGATGGAACGGAATTAAGGAAaggaaaatctataaaataaaagatcaattcttatagagatagatataaaaggagtgtaagaaaagatatttacatatatacacattcataggatctaaatttttatatcattacttaagataaaagctgctaaaagtttatatatatgtgggtCCATTGTTGAAAGTAAACAGGATATGGATGAAGGGAAAGGAATTTGAAGGGAAATGAGACCGTCGATAAGAGCCGACCGTTCGCGCcgagaacaaacaaaaatgatgtgATTCAAATCAGCTTCAGCATATCCACATTCGCACGTAGGgttgtcaataatattaaacttagcaAGGTGAGCTGGGGTGCAGACGTGTCCCAGACGCATACGAGACAGTATTGTTGTAACTCTTTTACCGAATCTCAGTCTCCAAAACCAGGGCTTAATGGGTATAGAAGGTTGAATAGCACGATAATGGCGACCTTTTGAACGATCTTGATTCCAGGATTCAGTCCAGGAATTCCGGAGATAAATCCCAGAAAGAGCCATCAAGTCATGCGCATAGTTTCCAAAAATATCCACATCTCCACTATCCACTGCCTCATTGGCAATACGGTCGGCTTTTTCGTTTCCAGATATTCCACAGTGACCAGGAATCCATGCAAACGATACGGAATAGTTTTCtttcaaacatttcaatagTAAGTTTCTAATTTCGGAAATGACAGGGAATTGATAATGTGATCCAAATGGGAACCGGGCTAGGGCATTTAAAGAACTAAGTGAATCtgtaaaaattacagttttttgaagtttcagTAGAAGGATGTATTCTATAGCTTTGAATAGGCCAATACATTCGCCAGTGAACACGGAGGATTCAGGAGggagtttagttttttggacAATATTGTAGTTAGAATGTATTACACCAACACCTACACATCCATCACTGGAATGTTTAGATGCATCTGTAAATATTCGATGCCATTGTGGCCACTTAGTgtcaacaatataattaaatgataacttTTGGTTTTTCTCAATTTTAACAAGACCTATGGTAGTATGTATAACGGGAGAGATTATAAGGGAAttgtaactatatttaaacaaaggaTTGGAAGTCGCTTGGTGAGTAGGAGCCTTAAGAGAAGTAAATCTTGTGAAACTTTTAACCAAACATGGTGTGCGTTTGTTTTTCCAAAATTGAGAAGTGTGGATTATAGATGTCAAGGATGTTAGTTTAGATGTAAGGATATGGTTACTAAATTGCATACAGCGGAATAGGAATTTATCAGATAGAAATTGTCGGCGTAAGTTTAATGGTGGCTCTACACATTCGGTTCTCATACAGTTGATTGGGGTTGACTTCATAGCTCCTAAGACTATTCTCATTGCTTTTGCTTGAATACTATCCAATTTTTTGAAAGCAGAAACATTTCCTGGTTCCAACAGGAAAGTACCGTAATCCATTACACTTCTGATTATGGCGTTGTAAATCAGTTTTAAGGAGTAAGAATGCGCTCCCCACCAAATGCCCGATAAACatctaagaatatttaaatttcgttcaCATCTCGCTGTTACATACTCACAGTGGGATACACCGGTGAGCTTAGAATCTAGAACTACCCCCaagaatttgatattattagtcGAGGGAatcaaaacattatcaaaCTTTACCTGGACCGGGGGAGGCTTACGCATTCTGGAAAACAACACAACCCTGCTCTTGGATACAGATATGTCTAGACCATTCGAAGTCAGCCAtgagtttaaaaatgaaagggaAGATGTTAGAGtttgacaattattttcaattgattTGCCCGATTTGTATATAAGAAGATCGTCTGCATATTGTAGTACGTTTGTTGATGCTTGCAATGATGTTTCTAAATCATACGTATAGATGTTATAGAGCAAAGGACTGAGTACAGAACCCTGTGGTAATCCTTTCCATACGGTCCGAGATAGTTTGAcatcttcaataaataaatttatgtatctttCACTGAGCATATCTATAACAAAGTTTGTTAGAATTGGTGGTACGTTTAAGCATAGCAGTTTTTCCCTGAGAACCGATATAAGAACATTGTCATAAGCTGAGCTTATATCTAAGAAAGTAGCTACTACTGACTCATTGTTTGAAAATGCTAATCTTAAGTCTGTAGTGAATATTGCTAAGCTATCCATTGTGCTTctactttttctaaaaccgaaTTGGGTCGTtgctaatagatttttattctcTAAAAACCATTCTAAACGGATTTTTACTAGGTGTTCtgctattttcattaaaacagaAGAAAGGACAATGGGTCTGTAAGAAGAAGGATCATCGGTTGGCTtattctcttttaaaataggtataatTGATTGAGTGATCCAAGACTTGGGAATGCACCCAGAAATcataatagaatttataatatttaagtacagCATCAGCATTCGGTCCgaaagatttttcaaaaaagaatATGGAATCCCATCTTCTCCTGGAGTAGAGTCTTTTACCTTATTAAGCACACCTTTAAGTTCGATCAAAGAAAACGGAGCGTTTATTCCACTTAGGTCATCAAAAATGTAAGCAGGAATAGTTAATGGAGGAAATCTCTGTTCCGGTACAGAAGGGGGAGCAAGATGATCCATAAACTGATCAGCTAGAGTTATCGGTAATTTAGAAGAAGGGGAATTATTATATGCAGATCTAAATCTACGAATATTACGCCAGACCTCTGACGGGCTGACATCTGGACTAATGGAGGCACAAAATGATTGCCAACCAtcgtatttctttttcttaaacaattttttagttCTCCGGGCAGATTCTAAATATAACTCGAAATTTTCTTCTGACATATCCtcgcagtattttttttcggcctgttttctttcttttattgcAGCTGTGCATTCATGATCCCACCAGGGAGGTGAAGGAATTTGCGATCGGATCTTAGTTTTAGTGCAAAAAGATTCATCGGCAGCTTCAATCAAAACCTGAGAAAGAATTTCTGCGGAGATCTGGCTACCTTCTTGAGAATAAGTATTAGTTTTCTGCTCTACTATTTGGTTGAATAATTTCCAATCTGCGTTgtttaatctgtatttaaaacGAGGAGAGCGATTGGTTTTGATAGGTTTGTATGAAGGAaaagtaattacaagtggAAAGTGGTCACTACCATACGAAGATGCTAGAGGGTGCCAGTCCAAAGTTGAAGCTAAATCAGGTGAACATAAAGATAGATCAGGCGCACTTGCACCTTCGCTTGGACCAGTAACACGAGTTGGCAGCCCagtgtttaaaatacatataccatgagaatctataatatctaataattgaTCTCCATAATAGTTGGAAGAAGTGCTTCCCCAAGATTGATGTTGGCAATTAAAATCACCTAGGACTAAGAAAGGCCTTGGGAGGATAG
This region includes:
- the LOC110992881 gene encoding ethanolamine kinase; amino-acid sequence: MTTEFRRDGHKFIPIEIEENNIYPGVLKILHEIRPEWPEDKINFKLFTDGITNKLVACEIRDKTDKRDNIVLVRIYGNKTDLLIDRTAEVRNITRLHSLNLAPEIYGVFKNGLAYEYYPGVTLTVDSVTDIKIAALVAKQMAKMHKVELNTDIKKEPMVWDKIDQFLCLVPEPFTDPTKQTRFANRFGTITRLRIEFERLKSHLIKTESPIVFAHNDLLLGNVIHNECNGTVSFIDYEYAAYNYQAFDIANHFNEFVGLSLDDIDNNRYPNKEFQMFWIEKYLNEYLDTSDEDVIKSKAEEIYIEVQKLSLASHFMWGIWSLVQFEHSSIDFDFGRYADIRLSRYFELKDTMRLI
- the LOC110992859 gene encoding cytochrome b-c1 complex subunit 8, which produces MGKHFGELAKIRGLITYKLSPYEQRAYAGAISNGLPNLFRRFRESVFRVAPPFIIGYLVYDWAEREHHRLSRKNPADFENDV